In Kitasatospora sp. NBC_00240, the following are encoded in one genomic region:
- a CDS encoding transposase, translating to MGKKSGRPPVWPKRQAINGIRRRTRTGAPWRDVPLRHGEWESV from the coding sequence ATGGGCAAGAAGTCGGGGCGGCCTCCGGTCTGGCCCAAGCGGCAGGCGATCAACGGCATACGCCGGCGGACGCGGACCGGTGCGCCCTGGCGAGACGTGCCGCTCAGGCATGGCGAGTGGGAGAGCGTCTGA